A section of the Kribbella sp. HUAS MG21 genome encodes:
- a CDS encoding HAD family phosphatase, whose amino-acid sequence MIGLVIFDNDGVLVDSERLANTILAELLTEAGLPYTFEETVRDFMGGSMASMRLKAEARLGRPLPADLEDRYHQRLFDGFANLRAIEGVEAVLDHLEARGITYCLASSGTHRRIRTALTAVGFLDRFEGRIFSAEDVAHGKPAPDLFLHAAATMGVKPADCLVIEDSPLGVAAAVAAEMKVFGYAGMTDPAKLSDADTVFHDMTALADLIDAA is encoded by the coding sequence GTGATCGGACTGGTGATCTTCGACAACGACGGCGTGCTGGTGGACTCCGAGCGGCTGGCCAACACGATCCTGGCCGAGTTGCTCACCGAGGCCGGGCTGCCGTACACGTTCGAGGAGACCGTGCGGGACTTCATGGGCGGTTCGATGGCCTCGATGCGGCTGAAGGCCGAGGCCCGGCTCGGGCGCCCGCTGCCGGCCGACCTCGAGGACCGGTACCACCAGCGGCTGTTCGACGGTTTCGCGAACCTGCGGGCGATCGAGGGCGTCGAGGCGGTGCTCGATCACCTGGAGGCTCGCGGGATCACCTACTGCCTGGCGTCCTCGGGGACGCACCGGCGGATCCGTACGGCGTTGACCGCGGTCGGCTTCCTGGACCGCTTCGAAGGCCGGATCTTCAGCGCCGAGGACGTCGCGCACGGCAAACCCGCACCGGACCTGTTCCTGCACGCCGCCGCGACGATGGGCGTCAAGCCGGCCGACTGCCTGGTGATCGAGGACAGCCCGCTCGGCGTCGCGGCCGCAGTCGCCGCGGAGATGAAGGTCTTCGGGTACGCAGGCATGACCGACCCCGCCAAACTTTCCGATGCGGACACGGTTTTCCACGACATGACCGCCCTGGCCGACCTGATCGACGCCGCCTGA
- the alr gene encoding alanine racemase, which yields MSTHQSRPVRAEAVVDLAAIRHNVATLRARAEGAQLMAVVKADGYGHGMVPVARAARDAGADWIGAAVLEEALGLRAAGDTGPIFCWLTTPGEPLEDAIEAGIDLSAGAPWEIDELAAAAEDRPARVHLKIDTGMSRGGAVPEEWPALIRAAVRAQATGRIEIKGIWSHLSSSDEPKSPANEAQLATFLEAVEVAESFGIDAEFKHLANSGATLALPETHFDLVRPGVATYGLSPFGHALPSAELGLRPAMTLKARLAMVKRVPAGAGVSYGLTWTAPRPSTLGLIPLGYGDGLPRHASNGGPVQAYGARRAIVGRICMDQCVVDLEDDEAAAGDEVVLFGPGTSGEPTADDWADAAGTINYEIVTRLGARIPRRYIDSER from the coding sequence ATGTCTACTCATCAGTCACGTCCGGTGCGTGCGGAGGCGGTCGTCGATCTGGCCGCGATCCGCCACAACGTCGCCACGCTGCGTGCCCGTGCCGAGGGTGCGCAGCTGATGGCCGTGGTCAAGGCCGACGGGTACGGGCACGGGATGGTCCCGGTCGCCCGGGCCGCGCGCGATGCCGGGGCCGACTGGATCGGCGCCGCCGTCCTCGAGGAGGCGCTCGGGCTGCGCGCCGCCGGCGACACCGGGCCGATCTTCTGCTGGCTGACCACCCCGGGCGAGCCGCTCGAGGACGCGATCGAGGCCGGGATCGACCTGTCCGCGGGCGCCCCCTGGGAGATCGACGAGCTCGCGGCCGCCGCCGAGGACCGTCCGGCGCGCGTGCACCTCAAGATCGACACCGGGATGTCGCGCGGCGGCGCCGTACCGGAGGAGTGGCCGGCGCTGATCCGCGCCGCGGTCCGCGCGCAGGCCACCGGGCGGATCGAGATCAAGGGGATCTGGTCGCACCTGTCGTCCTCGGACGAGCCGAAGAGCCCTGCGAACGAGGCGCAGCTCGCGACGTTCCTCGAGGCCGTCGAGGTGGCCGAGTCCTTCGGGATCGACGCCGAGTTCAAGCACCTGGCGAACTCCGGTGCGACGCTGGCGCTGCCCGAGACGCATTTCGACCTGGTCCGTCCGGGTGTCGCGACGTACGGCCTCTCGCCGTTCGGGCACGCGCTGCCGTCGGCGGAGCTCGGGCTGCGGCCGGCGATGACGCTGAAGGCGCGGCTCGCGATGGTGAAGCGGGTCCCGGCCGGCGCGGGCGTCTCGTACGGGCTCACCTGGACCGCGCCGCGGCCGTCGACGCTCGGCCTGATCCCGCTCGGGTACGGCGACGGACTGCCGCGGCACGCCTCGAACGGCGGACCGGTCCAGGCGTACGGCGCGCGTCGCGCGATCGTCGGCCGGATCTGCATGGACCAGTGCGTCGTGGACCTGGAGGACGACGAGGCCGCGGCGGGCGACGAGGTTGTACTGTTCGGCCCGGGTACCTCCGGTGAGCCGACCGCTGACGACTGGGCCGACGCGGCCGGGACCATCAACTACGAGATCGTCACCCGCCTGGGCGCTCGGATTCCGCGCAGGTACATCGACAGCGAAAGGTAG
- a CDS encoding alpha/beta hydrolase, translating to MSKAGRTAGLIGAAVGVLAAGAAAGVAVERQVIGRRSGQRKQLEAEPFGSLRGTPYIFTADDGVELYVEVDELKRSRRPAPPPKRRLGRKLPVPPEDLTVIFAHGYGLNMDAWHFERRDLAGIGTMVFYDQRSHGRSGRSPKEGVSIDQLGRDLYGILERFAPTGPVILIGHSMGGMTIMALAEQHPELFGDRVIGVGLCSTSAGALDKVPIIFPGRVGMLARALATPTVAALARIPDVVERSRKAGTDISYLLTRKYSFGSEVPPAFTEFVNEMIAATPIEVIAEFYPIFALHDKYEALEPLQKVECVVIGGDKDHLTPFAHAEEIVRRVPGAELVEVRNCGHLGLIEHHREFTAALLGMIERAEKSLAPS from the coding sequence ATGTCCAAAGCAGGGCGGACTGCCGGTCTGATCGGGGCCGCGGTCGGAGTGCTGGCCGCGGGAGCCGCGGCCGGCGTCGCGGTCGAGCGCCAGGTGATCGGGCGGCGCTCGGGCCAGCGCAAGCAACTGGAGGCGGAGCCGTTCGGGTCGCTGCGCGGTACGCCGTACATCTTCACCGCCGACGACGGCGTCGAGCTGTACGTCGAAGTGGACGAGCTGAAGCGCTCCCGCCGGCCGGCGCCACCGCCGAAGCGCCGGCTCGGGCGCAAGCTGCCGGTCCCGCCGGAGGACCTGACCGTGATCTTCGCGCACGGGTACGGGCTGAACATGGACGCCTGGCACTTCGAGCGCCGCGACCTGGCCGGGATCGGCACGATGGTCTTCTACGACCAGCGCTCGCACGGCCGCTCCGGCCGGTCGCCGAAGGAAGGCGTCAGCATCGACCAGCTCGGCCGGGACCTGTACGGGATCCTCGAGCGGTTCGCGCCGACCGGCCCGGTGATCCTGATCGGGCACTCGATGGGCGGCATGACGATCATGGCGCTCGCGGAGCAGCACCCGGAACTGTTCGGCGACCGGGTGATCGGCGTCGGCCTGTGCTCGACCAGCGCCGGCGCCCTGGACAAGGTGCCGATCATCTTCCCCGGCCGGGTGGGCATGCTCGCCCGGGCGCTGGCGACCCCGACGGTGGCCGCGCTGGCCCGGATCCCGGACGTGGTCGAGCGCAGCCGGAAGGCGGGGACCGACATCAGCTACCTGCTGACCCGGAAGTACTCGTTCGGTTCCGAGGTGCCGCCGGCGTTCACCGAGTTCGTCAACGAGATGATCGCGGCGACGCCGATCGAGGTGATCGCGGAGTTCTACCCGATCTTCGCGCTGCACGACAAGTACGAGGCGCTCGAGCCGCTGCAGAAGGTCGAGTGCGTGGTGATCGGCGGCGACAAGGACCATCTGACGCCGTTCGCGCACGCCGAGGAGATCGTCCGGCGGGTGCCCGGCGCGGAGCTGGTCGAGGTCCGGAACTGCGGTCATCTCGGCCTGATCGAGCACCACCGTGAGTTCACCGCGGCGCTGCTTGGGATGATCGAGCGAGCCGAGAAGTCCCTGGCCCCCTCCTGA
- the tsaE gene encoding tRNA (adenosine(37)-N6)-threonylcarbamoyltransferase complex ATPase subunit type 1 TsaE, which produces MTDLRVVDATPEHADAIVAVIHHAFAARRVLDPPSTQLTENAATVTAAIEKHGGLLVLSDGVPAGAMLFEQTGDVLNLRRVSVDPRHQARGVASAMVGCAEEVAVRRGLGRVNLIARVELPDTVEFWRRRGYSVVEQQAHNLIFAKAMPVELTVPTAEDMRAIGEELAGQLRAGDVLVLSGDLGAGKTTFTQGLGAGLKVRGAITSPTFVISRVHPSLVGGPALVHVDAYRIGGFAELDDLDLDASLEDAVTVVEWGHGLAEALAPDRLDVVVTRGDDDTDETRSLRITPVGPRWAASGVRASVVEKN; this is translated from the coding sequence ATGACCGACCTGCGCGTCGTGGACGCGACCCCAGAGCACGCCGACGCGATCGTCGCGGTGATCCACCACGCGTTCGCCGCGCGCCGGGTCCTCGATCCGCCGTCGACCCAGCTGACCGAGAACGCCGCGACCGTGACCGCCGCGATCGAGAAGCACGGCGGCCTGCTCGTGCTGAGCGACGGGGTCCCGGCCGGGGCGATGCTGTTCGAGCAGACCGGCGACGTGCTGAACCTGCGCCGCGTCTCGGTCGACCCGCGGCACCAGGCCCGCGGCGTCGCCTCGGCGATGGTCGGGTGCGCCGAGGAGGTCGCCGTACGGCGGGGGCTCGGCCGGGTGAACCTGATCGCCCGGGTCGAACTTCCGGACACCGTGGAGTTCTGGCGGCGACGTGGGTACTCCGTCGTCGAGCAGCAGGCGCACAACCTGATCTTCGCCAAGGCGATGCCCGTCGAACTGACCGTGCCGACGGCCGAGGACATGCGGGCGATCGGCGAGGAGCTCGCGGGGCAGTTGCGCGCGGGCGACGTACTCGTGCTCTCCGGTGATCTCGGCGCCGGGAAGACGACGTTCACGCAGGGACTCGGCGCCGGGCTAAAGGTCCGCGGCGCGATCACGTCGCCGACGTTCGTGATCTCGCGGGTGCATCCGTCGCTGGTCGGTGGTCCCGCGTTGGTGCACGTCGACGCCTACCGGATCGGCGGGTTCGCGGAGCTGGACGACCTCGACCTGGACGCGAGCCTGGAGGACGCGGTGACCGTGGTCGAGTGGGGTCACGGCCTGGCCGAGGCGCTGGCGCCGGACCGCCTGGACGTCGTGGTGACCCGCGGCGACGACGACACCGACGAGACCCGGTCGCTGCGCATCACCCCGGTGGGCCCGCGCTGGGCCGCGTCCGGCGTACGAGCCTCGGTAGTGGAGAAGAACTGA
- the tsaB gene encoding tRNA (adenosine(37)-N6)-threonylcarbamoyltransferase complex dimerization subunit type 1 TsaB: MLLAFDTSSAAVTVALATPTGEIVASSTTVDALRHGELLAPGIAAALKTAGVAPRDLTGIAVGVGPGPFTGLRVGLVTARTMGEVLGIEVAGVCSLDVLARQSSLTLPVAVTTDARRKEIYWALYDGPAADGSRRRLEGPAVDKPAEVAHVLSGLPVIGRGAVLYADALGVTVDDVTEYPSAEVLATGVATRTLEVVAPEPLYLRRPDVTMSSGPKSVL, translated from the coding sequence ATGCTGCTTGCCTTCGACACCTCGAGTGCTGCCGTCACCGTCGCGCTGGCCACGCCGACCGGGGAGATCGTCGCCTCGTCGACGACCGTGGACGCACTGCGCCACGGGGAGCTGCTCGCGCCGGGGATCGCGGCCGCGCTGAAGACCGCGGGCGTCGCGCCGCGCGACCTGACCGGGATCGCGGTCGGCGTCGGGCCGGGGCCGTTCACCGGACTGCGCGTCGGACTCGTGACCGCGCGCACGATGGGCGAGGTGCTGGGGATCGAGGTCGCGGGTGTGTGCAGCCTCGACGTCCTCGCGCGGCAGTCGTCGCTGACGTTGCCGGTCGCGGTCACCACGGACGCGCGCCGCAAGGAGATCTACTGGGCGCTGTACGACGGCCCGGCCGCGGACGGCAGCCGGCGCCGCCTCGAGGGACCTGCGGTGGACAAGCCCGCGGAGGTCGCCCACGTGCTGTCCGGTCTGCCGGTGATCGGTCGCGGCGCGGTGCTGTACGCCGACGCGCTGGGTGTGACCGTCGACGACGTCACGGAGTACCCGTCGGCCGAGGTGCTGGCGACCGGCGTGGCGACGCGGACGCTCGAGGTGGTGGCGCCCGAGCCGCTGTACCTGCGGCGGCCGGACGTGACCATGTCCAGCGGGCCGAAGAGCGTGCTGTGA
- a CDS encoding GNAT family N-acetyltransferase, translating to MRPAIRAAHAEDLPELVALDEVCFGSEAWSAGAWADEFERLSDDRVILVADEGHVVGYAVLLVPPVVEDVVEVLRVAVTPAERRTGIGGQLMVMVLDRCAGRTVLLEVAAGNEAARGLYAGFGFEEISRRRGYYGGGEDAVIMRWREET from the coding sequence GTGAGACCGGCGATCCGGGCGGCGCACGCCGAGGATCTCCCGGAACTGGTCGCGCTCGACGAGGTGTGCTTCGGGTCCGAGGCGTGGAGCGCGGGCGCGTGGGCCGACGAGTTCGAGCGGCTCTCCGACGATCGGGTGATCCTGGTCGCGGACGAGGGACACGTCGTCGGGTACGCCGTACTGCTGGTGCCGCCGGTGGTGGAGGACGTGGTCGAGGTACTGCGGGTCGCGGTGACGCCGGCCGAGCGGCGGACCGGGATCGGCGGGCAGCTGATGGTGATGGTCCTGGACCGGTGCGCGGGCCGCACCGTGCTGCTGGAAGTTGCCGCTGGCAACGAGGCGGCGCGCGGGCTGTACGCCGGGTTCGGGTTCGAGGAGATCAGCCGGCGGCGCGGGTACTACGGCGGCGGCGAGGATGCGGTGATCATGCGGTGGCGGGAGGAAACGTGA
- the tsaD gene encoding tRNA (adenosine(37)-N6)-threonylcarbamoyltransferase complex transferase subunit TsaD, whose protein sequence is MKSEPLILGIETSCDETGVGIVRGQTLLADAIASSVEEHARFGGVVPEVASRAHLEAMVPTIRRACETAGIKPSDVDAVAVTSGPGLAGALLVGVAAAKGLALSLDKPIYGVNHLAAHVAVDTLEHGQLPKGCVAMLVSGGHSSLLAVEDITEGVVPMGNTIDDAAGEAFDKVARVLGLPFPGGPWIDKAARDGDSQYVTFPRGLTSQRDLERHRFDFSFSGLKTAVARWVEARRRDGEDVPVNHVAAAFQEAVCDVLTRKAIDACKDRGFEHLLIGGGVAANSRLRAMAEERAAAAGIAVRVPRPALCTDNGAMVAALGSELVRAGKSPSPLDLPADSSMPITEVLN, encoded by the coding sequence GTGAAGTCAGAGCCTCTGATCCTGGGGATCGAGACGTCGTGTGACGAGACCGGGGTCGGGATCGTGCGCGGTCAGACGTTGCTCGCCGACGCGATCGCGTCCAGCGTCGAGGAGCACGCGCGGTTCGGGGGTGTCGTGCCCGAGGTGGCCAGCCGGGCGCACCTCGAGGCGATGGTGCCGACGATCCGCCGCGCCTGCGAGACCGCCGGCATCAAGCCGAGCGACGTCGACGCGGTCGCGGTGACGAGCGGTCCCGGCCTGGCCGGTGCGCTGCTGGTCGGGGTCGCCGCGGCGAAGGGTCTCGCGCTGTCGCTGGACAAGCCGATCTACGGCGTGAACCACCTGGCGGCGCACGTCGCGGTGGACACGCTGGAACACGGCCAACTGCCGAAGGGCTGCGTGGCGATGCTGGTGTCCGGCGGGCACTCGTCGCTGCTCGCGGTGGAGGACATCACCGAGGGCGTCGTACCGATGGGGAACACGATCGACGACGCGGCCGGGGAGGCGTTCGACAAGGTGGCGCGGGTCCTCGGGCTGCCGTTCCCGGGCGGTCCGTGGATCGACAAGGCGGCGCGGGACGGCGACTCGCAGTACGTCACGTTCCCGCGTGGGCTGACGTCGCAGCGGGACCTCGAACGGCACCGGTTCGACTTCTCGTTCTCCGGGCTGAAGACGGCGGTCGCGCGCTGGGTCGAGGCTCGCCGGCGTGATGGTGAGGACGTACCGGTGAACCATGTCGCCGCGGCCTTCCAGGAGGCGGTCTGCGACGTGCTCACCCGCAAGGCGATCGACGCGTGCAAGGACCGTGGGTTCGAGCACCTGCTGATCGGCGGCGGTGTCGCGGCGAACTCGCGGCTGCGCGCAATGGCCGAGGAACGCGCCGCCGCGGCCGGGATCGCCGTCCGGGTACCGCGCCCCGCGCTGTGCACCGACAACGGCGCGATGGTCGCCGCCCTCGGGTCCGAGTTGGTCCGGGCCGGCAAGTCCCCGTCGCCGCTGGATCTCCCCGCCGATTCCTCGATGCCGATCACGGAGGTACTCAACTGA
- a CDS encoding GNAT family N-acetyltransferase: MKWTGPDGFEADDNIERIDAAVVQGFLSTSYWAQGIPREVVDRAIAGSLNLGVYDASGAMVAYARMVTDRATFAWLADVFVLESHRGHGLGRFVVSTLLEHPDLKGLRQILLATADAHELYRSYGFTETPPGRMMAIRKEPTELYVQP; the protein is encoded by the coding sequence ATGAAGTGGACCGGGCCGGACGGCTTCGAGGCGGACGACAACATCGAGCGGATCGACGCGGCGGTCGTGCAGGGGTTTCTGAGTACGTCGTACTGGGCGCAGGGGATCCCGCGTGAGGTGGTGGACCGCGCGATCGCGGGGTCGTTGAACCTCGGCGTGTACGACGCGAGCGGCGCGATGGTCGCGTACGCCCGGATGGTGACGGACCGGGCCACGTTCGCGTGGCTGGCCGACGTGTTCGTGCTGGAGTCGCACCGGGGGCACGGGCTCGGCCGGTTCGTGGTGTCGACCTTGCTGGAGCACCCCGACCTGAAGGGGCTGCGGCAGATCCTGCTGGCGACGGCGGACGCGCACGAGCTCTACCGGTCGTACGGCTTCACCGAGACGCCGCCCGGCCGGATGATGGCCATCCGTAAGGAGCCGACCGAGCTGTACGTGCAGCCGTGA
- a CDS encoding alpha/beta fold hydrolase, which yields MSGPGVDLVRHPARASELVLLVHGGQEHSDADPHLWRPALLRMWPFALAARPVAPSAAIGFLRYRSRGWNGGAAAADLRVVLDTLLPEISRVLLIGHSMGGRAVVAAGDHPRVAGVLALAPWLPKGEPLVALRPPVTFAHGTADRVTDPATTMAYAGRLRAAGTPVTTYTLHDENHAMLHRAADWNRVVADFVSAARSSSGTAGGSIELPLGRRGSVAAAVAEIALARLRLPIRERLRVPE from the coding sequence GTGAGCGGACCGGGTGTCGACCTCGTCCGGCACCCGGCGCGCGCCAGCGAGCTGGTCCTGCTCGTGCACGGCGGCCAGGAGCACTCGGACGCCGACCCGCACCTGTGGCGCCCGGCGCTGCTCCGGATGTGGCCCTTCGCGCTGGCCGCGCGGCCGGTCGCGCCGAGCGCCGCGATCGGGTTCCTCCGGTATCGCTCGCGCGGCTGGAACGGCGGTGCCGCGGCCGCTGATCTGCGGGTTGTGCTGGACACGTTGCTGCCGGAGATCTCGCGGGTGTTGCTGATCGGGCACTCGATGGGCGGGCGGGCGGTGGTCGCGGCCGGGGATCACCCGCGCGTGGCGGGTGTGCTCGCTCTGGCTCCGTGGCTTCCGAAGGGCGAGCCGCTCGTCGCGTTGCGACCGCCCGTCACGTTCGCGCACGGCACGGCCGACCGCGTCACCGATCCGGCGACGACGATGGCGTACGCCGGCCGGTTGCGCGCGGCTGGGACGCCGGTCACGACGTACACACTGCACGACGAGAACCACGCGATGCTGCACCGCGCGGCCGACTGGAACCGCGTAGTCGCGGACTTCGTGAGCGCAGCCCGGTCGTCGTCGGGTACGGCGGGTGGCAGTATCGAGTTGCCGCTTGGGCGCCGAGGGTCCGTGGCCGCTGCGGTCGCGGAGATCGCGCTGGCCCGGCTGCGGTTACCGATACGGGAGCGCCTCCGCGTACCGGAGTGA
- a CDS encoding class I SAM-dependent methyltransferase: MSVTALLDGPGAEVLAAACTEYSPGRELQLVEQLRRRYDATLVTAAVTQAALRHRAAAKFGPDAERMYFTPDGLEQATRTTVSTHRAARVAASQLDTLVDLGCGIGGDLITMARAGLRVTGVERDPETAAVARANLAAFDLPGEVLVGDAEAVDITPYDMVFADPARRADGRRVFDHNAYSPPWSFVTGLLERTACVKVAPGIPHDAVPDGVEAEWISDAGEVKEAALWSGDLYGGTPRRATLLPSQATVTEAPEADTGPVGRYIYEPDGAIVRAGLVTAVAAAVDGWLLDPRIAYVAAAKYVGTPLASAYEVLEELPYKEKALRAWVRGQGIGTLEIKKRGVDLDPAQLRKRLAPKGSGSATLIVTRIGRDAVAYSCRRVAPGASAGRAV, encoded by the coding sequence GTGAGTGTCACCGCGTTGCTCGACGGCCCGGGCGCCGAGGTGCTGGCTGCCGCGTGTACGGAGTACAGCCCCGGCCGCGAGCTGCAGCTGGTCGAGCAGCTCAGACGCCGGTACGACGCCACGCTCGTGACGGCCGCAGTCACACAGGCCGCACTGCGTCACCGCGCCGCTGCCAAGTTCGGCCCGGACGCGGAACGCATGTACTTCACCCCGGACGGCCTGGAACAAGCCACGCGCACCACGGTGAGCACCCACCGCGCCGCACGCGTCGCCGCCAGCCAGCTCGACACCCTGGTCGACCTAGGCTGTGGCATCGGCGGCGACCTCATCACGATGGCTCGCGCCGGCCTGCGGGTCACCGGTGTCGAGCGGGACCCCGAGACCGCGGCAGTGGCGCGGGCGAACCTGGCCGCGTTCGACCTGCCCGGCGAGGTCCTCGTCGGCGACGCGGAGGCGGTCGACATCACGCCGTACGACATGGTGTTCGCGGATCCGGCGCGGCGGGCGGACGGGCGGCGCGTGTTCGACCACAACGCCTACTCGCCGCCGTGGTCGTTCGTCACCGGACTGCTGGAGCGCACGGCGTGCGTGAAGGTGGCGCCCGGCATCCCGCACGACGCTGTCCCCGACGGGGTCGAAGCGGAGTGGATCAGCGACGCCGGCGAGGTGAAGGAGGCCGCTCTCTGGTCGGGAGACCTGTACGGCGGTACGCCGCGACGGGCCACGCTCCTGCCGAGCCAGGCCACCGTCACGGAGGCACCGGAAGCCGACACCGGCCCGGTCGGCCGGTACATCTACGAGCCTGACGGGGCGATCGTCCGGGCCGGTCTCGTCACTGCCGTCGCCGCGGCGGTCGACGGTTGGCTGCTCGATCCGCGGATCGCCTACGTGGCCGCGGCGAAGTACGTCGGCACGCCGCTCGCGTCGGCGTACGAGGTCCTGGAAGAGCTTCCGTACAAGGAGAAAGCGCTCCGCGCCTGGGTCCGCGGCCAGGGCATCGGGACGCTGGAGATCAAGAAGCGCGGCGTCGACCTCGACCCGGCGCAGCTCCGGAAACGACTCGCGCCGAAGGGATCCGGATCGGCGACGCTGATCGTCACGCGCATCGGCCGCGACGCCGTGGCCTACTCCTGCCGCCGCGTCGCGCCCGGCGCGTCGGCCGGGCGAGCTGTATAA
- a CDS encoding peptidoglycan-binding domain-containing protein has product MAFSLPSLPKLSGRTIALLAAVGAVAVGAVAANASKQQSPPAGTPAPAAERPTDQAGRTDQTGQPGQADQPAAQEATAAQLRAAAALPQCRSARLVPVNRTWGIPMPSILGSTSTTCNLMYGDDPYRGSNRTGDPETAIQVLQRNLNFCYGTRLAVDGIYGSRTRAAVRAVQIKHRLVVDGIYGPKTRSAMNWRLYSMSTRSWSRGCSSPL; this is encoded by the coding sequence ATGGCGTTCTCGCTGCCGTCACTGCCGAAGCTGTCCGGCCGGACCATCGCACTGCTGGCCGCGGTCGGCGCGGTCGCCGTCGGGGCCGTCGCCGCCAACGCCTCGAAACAGCAGTCCCCACCGGCCGGCACACCTGCCCCGGCAGCCGAGCGCCCGACGGACCAGGCCGGCCGAACAGACCAGACGGGCCAGCCCGGCCAGGCGGATCAGCCTGCCGCGCAGGAAGCCACAGCCGCCCAGTTGCGGGCGGCCGCCGCGCTGCCGCAGTGCAGGTCCGCGCGGCTGGTTCCGGTGAACCGCACCTGGGGCATCCCGATGCCGTCGATCCTCGGCAGTACCAGCACCACCTGCAACCTGATGTACGGCGACGACCCGTACCGCGGCTCCAACCGCACAGGCGACCCCGAGACCGCAATCCAGGTCCTCCAGCGCAACCTGAACTTCTGCTACGGCACCAGGCTCGCCGTCGACGGCATCTACGGCAGCAGGACCCGGGCCGCGGTCCGGGCTGTCCAGATCAAGCACCGCCTCGTGGTGGACGGCATCTACGGCCCGAAGACCCGCTCGGCGATGAACTGGCGGCTCTATTCGATGTCGACCCGCAGCTGGAGCAGGGGGTGTTCCAGCCCCCTCTAG
- the groES gene encoding co-chaperone GroES, with the protein MSVTIKPLEDRVLVAPLEAEQTTKSGLVIPDTAKEKPQEGEILAVGPGRIDDNGNRVPLDVAVGDKVIYSKYGGTEVKYDGQDYLILGARDILAVVSK; encoded by the coding sequence GTGTCGGTCACGATCAAGCCGCTCGAGGACCGCGTCCTCGTCGCGCCGCTCGAAGCCGAGCAGACCACGAAGTCCGGTCTGGTGATCCCGGACACCGCCAAGGAGAAGCCGCAGGAGGGCGAGATCCTCGCCGTCGGCCCGGGCCGGATCGACGACAACGGCAACCGCGTCCCGCTGGACGTCGCCGTCGGCGACAAGGTCATCTACTCCAAGTACGGCGGCACCGAGGTCAAGTACGACGGTCAGGACTACCTGATCCTGGGCGCCCGCGACATCCTCGCAGTCGTCAGCAAGTGA